The bacterium genome contains a region encoding:
- a CDS encoding DUF192 domain-containing protein: MNVPRVLAALLVLAFAGGAAVPRAFGAGDCTVPTFKYPHGVVTFTEHGTATQVRVEIADTEPSREVGLMCRRELDTDAGMLFKFEDLTQAPFWMKDTLIPLSIAFLDNRWRVVGILDMRVAPDPSNPPPTDLWQPTRPYRYALEVNQGFFKAHGLDAHAQVRFTPADPPKP, translated from the coding sequence ATGAACGTGCCCCGCGTCCTCGCCGCATTACTCGTCCTGGCCTTCGCCGGCGGGGCCGCCGTGCCGCGCGCGTTCGGCGCCGGTGACTGCACCGTGCCCACGTTCAAGTACCCGCACGGCGTTGTCACTTTCACCGAGCACGGGACCGCGACCCAAGTGCGCGTGGAGATCGCCGATACCGAGCCGTCGCGGGAAGTCGGGCTCATGTGCCGCCGCGAGCTCGACACGGACGCCGGGATGCTCTTCAAGTTCGAGGACCTGACGCAGGCGCCGTTCTGGATGAAGGACACGTTGATCCCGCTGTCGATCGCCTTCCTGGACAATCGCTGGCGCGTGGTCGGCATCCTCGATATGCGCGTCGCCCCGGACCCGAGCAATCCGCCTCCCACGGACCTGTGGCAGCCCACCCGCCCCTACCGGTACGCGTTGGAGGTCAACCAGGGGTTCTTCAAGGCGCACGGCCTGGACGCCCACGCCCAGGTGCGCTTTACGCCCGCCGACCCTCCCAAACCCTAA